A window of Cohnella herbarum contains these coding sequences:
- a CDS encoding ABC transporter permease yields MKIETEAGRTIARARTKGNGVVRELIRNRTLLLMFLPVATLLFLFNYLPLAGLVIAFKNFQFTEGIFGSDWASPILNNFDYLLSSETAYRAVRNTILLNALFIAVGLVFEVGLALMLNEIRNKYFKRVTQSLTFLPFFISWIVVGVFAYNLMNFESGAVNRIIQSLGFDPIDFYSEAGLWPFILTLALRWKVTGYGTIIYLAALTSVDNSYYEAASIDGASRWQQMRYISIPLLKPTIMILTLLAVGRIMNADFGMFYAMIGDAALLFPTTDVIDTFVYRSLRKSGDIGMASAAGFVQSIVAFVLVLGSNYIARKADRDSAIF; encoded by the coding sequence GTGAAAATAGAGACAGAAGCCGGGAGGACGATCGCTCGCGCGAGAACGAAAGGTAACGGAGTCGTTCGGGAGCTGATTCGTAACCGTACGCTGCTTCTTATGTTCCTGCCCGTCGCGACGCTCCTATTCCTTTTTAATTACTTGCCGCTTGCGGGGCTGGTCATTGCCTTCAAAAATTTCCAATTCACCGAAGGCATATTCGGCAGCGATTGGGCAAGCCCGATCTTGAACAACTTCGATTATTTATTATCTTCCGAGACGGCGTACCGCGCGGTTCGCAACACGATCCTGCTCAATGCGCTGTTCATTGCCGTAGGTCTCGTATTCGAGGTCGGTTTGGCTCTGATGCTCAACGAGATCAGGAACAAATATTTTAAGAGGGTTACGCAGTCGTTGACGTTCCTCCCCTTCTTCATCTCATGGATCGTCGTAGGAGTTTTCGCTTACAACCTCATGAATTTCGAAAGCGGGGCCGTAAACCGAATCATCCAGTCGCTCGGTTTCGATCCCATAGATTTCTACAGCGAAGCGGGATTATGGCCATTCATTCTGACGTTGGCGTTACGGTGGAAAGTAACGGGGTATGGAACGATCATCTACTTGGCGGCTTTGACCAGCGTCGATAACTCTTACTACGAAGCGGCTTCCATAGATGGCGCCTCCAGATGGCAGCAGATGCGCTACATTAGCATCCCGTTGCTGAAACCGACGATTATGATCCTCACGCTGCTTGCCGTCGGCAGAATTATGAACGCGGATTTCGGGATGTTCTACGCGATGATCGGAGATGCCGCGTTGCTGTTCCCGACGACGGACGTTATCGATACTTTCGTCTATCGAAGCCTTCGTAAATCGGGCGACATCGGCATGGCTTCGGCAGCGGGATTCGTTCAATCGATCGTCGCCTTCGTGCTGGTGCTGGGAAGCAACTACATCGCGCGCAAGGCGGACAGGGATTCGGCCATTTTCTAG
- a CDS encoding carbohydrate ABC transporter permease — translation MPLKKYTFGQACIVAMISLFSLACLFPFIMVISGSLSTENDIVTHGYSLIPRHVTFDSYRILILGSNRIVDAYVISAIVTAVGTVLSLIVTSMGAYAMARRSFRYRNVLSIYAIITILFNGGLVPWYIICVRYLELKDTMWAMILPPLANAFNMFLIRNFMMSMPEDLHESAKMDGAGEFRIYAQLIIPLSTPVLATIGLFVSLGYWNDWFLGLMFVDKQELQPLQLLLRTLISNVEFLRSSSNSMDIQRIAMQLPSESIKMALTVVTIGPIIFLYPFLQRYFVKGLMVGAVKG, via the coding sequence ATGCCACTCAAAAAATATACGTTCGGGCAAGCCTGCATCGTCGCGATGATTTCCTTATTCAGCCTAGCCTGTCTCTTTCCTTTCATCATGGTCATTTCCGGCTCGTTAAGCACGGAGAATGACATCGTGACCCACGGATACTCGCTTATTCCGAGGCATGTCACCTTCGATTCCTATCGGATACTCATTCTCGGTTCGAACCGGATCGTCGATGCCTATGTCATCAGCGCTATCGTGACCGCGGTGGGAACGGTGCTTTCCTTGATCGTTACGAGCATGGGCGCGTACGCGATGGCCAGACGTTCGTTCCGCTATCGCAACGTTTTATCGATCTACGCGATCATTACGATCTTGTTCAACGGCGGTTTGGTTCCGTGGTACATCATCTGCGTGAGGTACTTGGAGTTGAAGGACACGATGTGGGCGATGATTCTGCCGCCGCTCGCCAACGCGTTTAACATGTTCCTTATCCGCAATTTCATGATGTCCATGCCGGAGGATTTACATGAATCGGCGAAAATGGACGGAGCGGGGGAATTCAGAATATACGCGCAGCTTATTATTCCGCTTTCGACGCCGGTGCTGGCGACGATCGGACTGTTCGTTTCCCTAGGCTATTGGAATGATTGGTTCCTAGGCTTGATGTTCGTAGATAAGCAAGAGCTGCAGCCGTTGCAGTTACTGCTTCGAACGCTGATCTCCAACGTGGAGTTCCTCAGGAGCTCGAGCAACTCGATGGACATTCAGCGGATCGCGATGCAGCTTCCGTCCGAATCGATCAAGATGGCGCTGACCGTCGTGACGATCGGCCCGATCATTTTCCTATACCCGTTCTTGCAAAGATATTTCGTCAAAGGATTGATGGTAGGCGCGGTCAAAGGATGA
- a CDS encoding extracellular solute-binding protein, with product MSRRQAKLPIILSVILLLSIVLAACSGKNNNAEPSKESASSAVSPSASASAPQSEAASEEPPKEEEEVTLKFYFGGDKKAATDEVWDKVSEYVKAKGLNVKFNINFIPFGDFKDKMLVMAASGDKWDLNFDGDWLSYKQMAAKDSYMALNDLLPKYAPNLNKKYEEQGTLEAATVNGKIVGLPWTMKMNQRFFVGWRADLAEKAGITREPDSVKTVEDVDALLHELKAAYPNEKLSRTTAQEMYQTRDEWVDLAFHKLGFYLNDPEIKIQAMEQQPFYKEAAHMTKKWYNDKILNRDAMIDKEDGASQWRNGKTLFTMTSHEWAFADPGFSDPSFKHQMSFLYPDKKFVNRTALANVLAINRNSEHPDRVLRFLDMMETDQVLYDLVQYGIEGKTYVLNGDVAEYPEGMQFTTSNYMEWGGQWAFWKPQYMRPNQTYPKDFWLKEAEFASIPVNVNSPIDGLFIAEDNIKNEIAKRDQAYEEFGKPIEFGVVKDVDASITDYIEKQKSNGLDKIIEEAQKQVDAYLASKK from the coding sequence ATGTCAAGAAGACAAGCCAAGCTGCCTATTATCCTATCTGTCATTTTACTTCTGAGTATCGTACTGGCGGCGTGCAGCGGTAAGAACAACAACGCGGAACCGAGCAAGGAGTCCGCAAGCAGCGCGGTATCCCCGTCTGCTTCCGCATCCGCGCCTCAATCGGAAGCGGCATCGGAAGAACCTCCGAAAGAGGAGGAAGAGGTAACGCTCAAATTCTACTTCGGAGGCGACAAGAAGGCGGCCACGGACGAAGTGTGGGACAAGGTTAGCGAATATGTCAAGGCCAAAGGGCTGAACGTCAAGTTCAACATCAACTTTATCCCGTTCGGCGATTTCAAGGATAAGATGCTCGTAATGGCCGCTTCCGGAGACAAGTGGGATTTGAACTTCGACGGAGATTGGTTGTCCTATAAGCAAATGGCGGCGAAAGATTCCTATATGGCCCTAAACGATTTGCTTCCGAAATACGCTCCGAACCTGAACAAGAAGTATGAAGAGCAAGGAACGCTGGAAGCGGCTACGGTAAACGGTAAAATCGTGGGACTTCCTTGGACGATGAAAATGAACCAGCGGTTTTTCGTGGGCTGGCGCGCCGATTTGGCGGAGAAAGCGGGCATCACGCGCGAGCCGGATTCGGTCAAGACGGTCGAAGATGTCGATGCTTTGTTGCACGAGTTGAAGGCGGCTTACCCGAACGAGAAATTGTCTCGCACGACGGCGCAGGAGATGTATCAAACCCGCGACGAGTGGGTAGATCTGGCTTTCCATAAGCTCGGGTTTTACTTGAACGATCCGGAAATCAAAATCCAAGCGATGGAACAGCAGCCTTTCTACAAGGAAGCTGCACATATGACCAAGAAATGGTATAACGACAAAATCCTCAACCGCGACGCGATGATCGATAAGGAAGACGGAGCCAGCCAATGGAGAAACGGCAAGACGTTGTTCACGATGACGTCGCATGAGTGGGCGTTCGCGGACCCGGGCTTCTCGGATCCTTCGTTTAAGCATCAAATGTCCTTCCTCTATCCGGACAAAAAATTTGTTAACCGGACGGCGCTCGCGAACGTGCTCGCCATTAACCGCAACTCGGAGCATCCCGACCGCGTCTTGCGGTTCCTGGATATGATGGAGACGGATCAGGTGCTGTACGATCTCGTGCAATACGGAATCGAAGGCAAAACTTACGTGCTGAATGGCGATGTCGCGGAATATCCGGAAGGCATGCAATTTACGACGAGCAACTATATGGAATGGGGCGGCCAGTGGGCATTCTGGAAACCGCAATACATGCGTCCGAACCAGACGTATCCGAAGGATTTCTGGTTGAAGGAAGCCGAGTTCGCCAGCATACCGGTGAACGTCAATTCGCCGATCGACGGTCTGTTTATCGCGGAAGACAATATCAAGAACGAAATCGCCAAACGCGATCAAGCCTACGAGGAATTCGGCAAGCCGATCGAATTCGGAGTCGTCAAGGACGTGGACGCTTCCATTACGGATTATATCGAGAAGCAGAAGAGCAACGGTCTCGACAAAATCATCGAGGAAGCGCAGAAGCAAGTCGACGCTTACTTGGCCAGCAAAAAATAA
- a CDS encoding enolase C-terminal domain-like protein — translation MAKITGIKCIRTRRNGSWTIVKVTTDQDGLYGIGSASDVYNPEAIVQVIEQLLAPILIGRDAANIEDLWNTMNLSGYWRNGALMLTAIGGIDMALWDIKGKEAGLPVYQLLGGASRSAVACYGHAGGRDIAELREDVQRFVEEGYTVVRCQLGGYGGGGFLSASEAKLPDNAWKTDAVFDEHAYLSSIPKMFEQLRVTFGTEVQFTHDVHEHLSPIIAIQLAKRLEPYGLFYLEDVLPPEQIGWYRQLRQQSATAQAVGELFVNPQEWTELIKERLIDFIRVRVSKVGGISACRKIAALSEAFGVRTAWQEGGENDPVNQAASVHLDMAVWNFGIQEINHFKPEELDAFPGHIVRKGGYLYPSNKPGLGIDLDESKAELLVGDGWKRVNYHNPYTLDRKADGTLVRP, via the coding sequence ATGGCAAAAATAACCGGAATCAAATGCATTCGCACAAGGCGAAACGGAAGCTGGACGATCGTGAAAGTGACGACGGATCAGGATGGATTATACGGAATAGGCTCGGCTTCGGACGTGTACAATCCCGAGGCTATCGTTCAGGTGATCGAGCAGCTGCTGGCGCCGATTCTCATCGGAAGAGACGCCGCGAATATCGAAGATCTCTGGAATACGATGAACTTAAGCGGCTACTGGCGCAACGGGGCCCTTATGCTGACGGCGATCGGCGGAATCGATATGGCTCTGTGGGATATTAAGGGCAAAGAAGCGGGGCTGCCCGTCTATCAATTATTAGGCGGAGCCAGTCGTTCCGCGGTAGCTTGTTACGGTCATGCCGGCGGCAGGGACATTGCGGAATTGAGAGAAGACGTACAGCGATTCGTAGAGGAAGGGTATACGGTCGTAAGATGTCAGTTGGGCGGCTACGGAGGCGGCGGATTCTTATCCGCGAGTGAGGCTAAGCTGCCCGATAACGCTTGGAAGACGGATGCGGTGTTCGATGAACATGCGTATTTGAGCTCCATTCCGAAGATGTTCGAGCAATTGAGAGTAACATTCGGCACGGAAGTACAATTCACTCACGACGTCCATGAGCACCTCTCGCCGATCATCGCGATCCAGCTTGCCAAGCGATTGGAGCCTTACGGTCTGTTCTATTTAGAGGACGTTCTACCGCCCGAACAGATCGGTTGGTACCGGCAGCTCCGACAGCAAAGCGCGACGGCGCAAGCCGTCGGGGAATTGTTCGTGAACCCGCAAGAATGGACGGAGTTAATCAAAGAAAGATTGATCGACTTTATCCGGGTTCGCGTATCCAAGGTAGGAGGCATAAGCGCCTGTCGTAAAATCGCCGCGTTAAGCGAGGCATTCGGAGTAAGAACGGCTTGGCAAGAAGGCGGAGAGAACGATCCGGTTAACCAAGCGGCATCGGTTCACTTGGACATGGCCGTCTGGAATTTCGGCATCCAGGAGATCAATCATTTCAAACCGGAGGAGCTGGACGCTTTCCCGGGCCATATCGTAAGAAAAGGCGGTTACCTCTATCCTTCGAATAAGCCCGGACTAGGCATCGATCTGGACGAATCGAAGGCGGAGCTGCTTGTCGGCGACGGCTGGAAAAGAGTAAACTATCATAATCCCTATACGTTGGACCGCAAAGCCGATGGTACTCTGGTGCGTCCTTAG
- the trxB gene encoding thioredoxin-disulfide reductase codes for MHKTIIIGTGPAGLTAAIYLARANLNPLVIEGPEPGGQLTTTTEVENFPGFPDGIMGPELMANMRKQAERFGAEFRSGWVNSVDMSKRPFTLTVEGMGELTAETLIISTGASAKYLGIPGEKDNVGRGVSTCATCDGFFFRNKKIIVVGGGDSAMEEAHFLTRFASEVVLVNRRNELRASKIMQDRARSNPKISWSLNRTPLEVVSGPLGVTGLKVTNNETGLEETIATDGIFVAIGHTPNTRFLGGQLNTDETGYLLVKPGSTETNIPGVFACGDVQDNKYRQAISAAGTGCMAALDCERFLENSGSGH; via the coding sequence ATGCATAAAACGATCATCATCGGAACAGGACCGGCCGGATTAACGGCGGCGATCTACTTGGCTCGCGCTAACTTGAACCCTCTTGTTATCGAAGGACCCGAGCCGGGCGGACAATTGACGACAACGACGGAAGTCGAGAACTTCCCGGGTTTCCCGGATGGCATTATGGGGCCAGAGCTTATGGCGAACATGCGCAAGCAAGCGGAGCGATTCGGAGCGGAGTTCCGTTCCGGTTGGGTGAATAGCGTGGATATGTCGAAACGCCCCTTTACGTTAACCGTGGAAGGCATGGGAGAATTAACGGCGGAAACGCTGATCATTTCTACCGGCGCTTCGGCTAAGTATTTAGGCATTCCCGGCGAAAAAGACAACGTGGGACGCGGAGTGAGTACTTGCGCGACTTGCGACGGATTTTTCTTCCGCAACAAGAAAATCATCGTCGTCGGCGGCGGCGACTCGGCGATGGAAGAAGCGCATTTCCTCACGCGTTTCGCATCCGAGGTCGTATTGGTCAACCGTCGCAACGAGCTTCGCGCATCGAAGATCATGCAAGATCGCGCTCGCAGCAATCCTAAGATCAGTTGGAGCCTTAACCGTACTCCGCTTGAAGTCGTAAGCGGACCGCTCGGCGTCACCGGTCTGAAAGTAACGAACAACGAAACCGGGCTGGAAGAGACGATCGCCACGGACGGGATTTTCGTCGCGATCGGACATACGCCGAATACCCGATTTTTAGGCGGGCAATTGAACACCGACGAAACCGGCTACCTGCTCGTTAAGCCGGGGTCGACCGAAACGAATATCCCAGGGGTATTCGCTTGCGGAGACGTTCAGGATAACAAATACCGCCAGGCGATCAGCGCAGCGGGAACCGGTTGCATGGCCGCTCTCGATTGCGAAAGATTTTTGGAAAACTCGGGCTCGGGCCACTAA
- a CDS encoding Rpn family recombination-promoting nuclease/putative transposase, with product MIAQRLKPKNDFLFKRLFGETESKNLLISLLNAILHPADDKKIIDVTVIDNKELVKEVIDGKSGRLDVRCETEDNEQIDLEVQIERDHAMDKRTLFYLSKLFVGSIKEGHDYDLLKKTITINILDFNYLPLDHFHNTFHLYDDGNKEFMLTDIFEIHFLECLKFRAMQHDLNNPLHRWLLFLDEKVTEQQLEELMTMDSTIKTAEERLQRLSCDEETLRLYEAREEAFIEYNSGMSAARRAGLREGIEIGEKNGEKKGIQKGIQQGKQDGKAEGKQEVARNMLALGLDIEAIVKCTGLTIDELDKLK from the coding sequence ATGATTGCCCAACGCCTGAAACCGAAGAACGATTTTCTATTTAAACGGCTATTTGGCGAGACGGAAAGTAAAAATCTGTTGATTTCCTTGTTGAATGCGATACTTCATCCAGCGGATGACAAGAAAATTATTGATGTTACGGTGATCGACAACAAGGAATTAGTTAAAGAAGTCATCGACGGCAAGAGTGGCCGACTAGACGTTCGCTGCGAAACCGAGGATAACGAGCAGATCGACCTTGAGGTGCAGATCGAACGAGATCATGCTATGGATAAGAGAACGCTCTTCTACCTTAGCAAACTCTTCGTTGGCTCGATTAAAGAAGGACATGATTATGATCTGCTTAAGAAAACGATTACGATTAACATACTGGATTTTAACTATTTACCTCTAGATCATTTTCACAATACATTTCATCTTTATGATGACGGGAATAAAGAGTTCATGCTCACCGACATTTTTGAAATTCACTTTTTAGAGTGTCTTAAATTTCGTGCGATGCAGCATGATCTGAATAATCCGTTACACCGATGGTTATTGTTTCTGGACGAGAAAGTTACAGAACAACAATTAGAGGAGTTGATGACTATGGATTCCACGATTAAAACTGCCGAGGAACGCCTGCAGCGGTTAAGCTGCGACGAAGAAACGCTCCGATTGTATGAAGCCCGGGAAGAAGCGTTCATCGAATACAACAGCGGGATGTCTGCGGCTAGAAGGGCCGGATTAAGAGAAGGAATTGAAATCGGCGAGAAGAACGGCGAGAAAAAAGGAATTCAAAAAGGCATTCAGCAAGGTAAACAAGACGGAAAAGCTGAAGGGAAACAAGAGGTAGCGAGAAACATGTTAGCGTTGGGCTTGGACATCGAGGCAATAGTGAAGTGTACCGGTCTTACGATCGATGAATTAGATAAACTCAAATAA
- a CDS encoding phytoene desaturase family protein codes for MTKYEAVIIGGGLAGLISAIELAEAGKTVAVLEKSSKLGGRAMTISKNGALFNLGGHALYIGGEASQIFKRYGLKLTGSKPSTKGLAIWDNELSPLPGDPKSMLTSKLLNWSGKAKLLSTIVKVTRANPDSLRRISLREWAESEIADPMVRHIFYALSRTATYTQDPDKQLAGPVLKQVQRSLRSGVKYLDGGWQTIIDQLVDKAKRAGVAIHSGTTALEIVHDQGKVQGVACSDGQLIPCSYVISTAPPAATYQMTKGAENTVLRRWKDEARPAVAASLDLALKRLPIGDRQFVIGLDQPVFFSDHSRAARLSDNGTIVVHLTKYNGAGQQDAKSDERLLESMMNLIHPGWENEVVSRQYLPNMTIVHDYPHLGRTIFEVGPGVPEIKGLCVAGDWASHGEMLADASAASAIRAAKHILEADRYETGQLGKISVAN; via the coding sequence ATGACGAAATACGAGGCGGTTATTATCGGCGGAGGTTTAGCGGGGTTAATATCGGCAATCGAATTGGCAGAGGCGGGAAAAACCGTGGCGGTGCTTGAAAAGTCAAGTAAACTCGGAGGCAGGGCGATGACGATCAGCAAGAATGGCGCACTGTTTAACCTGGGCGGGCACGCGCTATATATCGGTGGGGAAGCAAGTCAAATATTCAAACGATACGGGCTGAAATTGACTGGAAGCAAGCCATCGACCAAAGGCTTGGCGATCTGGGACAATGAATTGTCTCCGCTTCCGGGAGATCCGAAGTCAATGTTAACCTCGAAGCTTCTGAACTGGTCGGGAAAAGCAAAGCTATTGTCTACGATCGTGAAAGTGACGAGAGCAAATCCCGATAGTCTACGAAGAATTAGCTTGCGGGAATGGGCGGAATCGGAAATCGCGGATCCGATGGTTCGCCATATTTTCTATGCGTTAAGCCGAACGGCGACATATACGCAAGATCCGGATAAGCAACTTGCGGGTCCGGTGCTGAAGCAGGTTCAACGTTCGTTACGGTCCGGCGTGAAATATTTGGACGGAGGCTGGCAAACCATCATCGATCAGCTTGTCGATAAGGCTAAGCGCGCTGGGGTTGCGATTCACTCCGGTACAACGGCTCTCGAAATCGTTCACGATCAAGGGAAAGTCCAAGGAGTCGCATGCTCGGACGGACAACTCATTCCCTGCTCGTACGTGATCAGCACCGCTCCGCCCGCCGCCACTTATCAAATGACGAAGGGGGCGGAAAATACGGTGCTTCGCAGATGGAAGGATGAGGCACGGCCTGCGGTAGCGGCGAGCTTGGATTTAGCGCTTAAACGTTTGCCGATCGGTGACCGACAATTTGTTATCGGGCTGGATCAGCCGGTTTTTTTCTCCGATCATTCTAGGGCAGCAAGGTTAAGCGATAATGGTACAATAGTGGTGCATCTGACCAAATATAACGGAGCCGGACAGCAAGATGCCAAGTCGGACGAAAGACTGCTCGAGAGCATGATGAATCTTATTCATCCGGGTTGGGAAAACGAGGTCGTATCCCGTCAATACTTACCGAATATGACGATCGTCCACGATTATCCTCACTTGGGCAGAACGATTTTCGAGGTAGGGCCGGGGGTTCCGGAGATTAAAGGCTTGTGCGTGGCGGGAGATTGGGCTAGCCATGGGGAGATGCTTGCGGACGCGTCGGCGGCCAGCGCCATTCGGGCCGCTAAACATATACTCGAAGCGGATCGATACGAGACTGGACAGCTCGGCAAAATATCTGTTGCGAATTAA
- a CDS encoding RNA polymerase sigma-70 factor gives MEETKGTELDYRSYRPLLFSIAYRMLGNVLDAEDVVQEAFLSWNENKSEPIRNEKAYLCKMVTNRSIDRIRIASKQREAYLGPWLPTPLMTDDHYSDESNPMALYMHKESLSTAYLLLLQQLSWAERAVFILREVLQYEYDEIADIVGKSSANCRQIFRRAKGAISEKSDVKEPDVAKSESVKLRIEQFVQALTSGNTGQLVNLLKADAVLYSDGGGKVKAAVQPIIGAERISMFLFGLLSKVPPDFSYRIVSVNGQTGIICYHGEKPNNVITFHVDQGVIADIYIVINPDKLTHLSFIS, from the coding sequence TTGGAAGAGACGAAGGGGACGGAATTGGATTACAGGTCCTACAGACCGCTATTGTTTTCGATTGCTTATCGGATGTTAGGCAACGTCTTGGATGCCGAGGATGTTGTTCAAGAGGCGTTCCTGTCTTGGAACGAGAATAAATCGGAGCCGATTCGGAACGAAAAAGCTTATTTGTGCAAAATGGTCACTAATCGAAGCATTGATCGAATACGTATTGCAAGCAAACAAAGGGAAGCATACTTAGGACCGTGGTTGCCAACTCCGTTAATGACCGACGATCATTATTCCGACGAGAGCAATCCGATGGCCCTTTATATGCACAAGGAGTCCCTCTCTACGGCGTATCTCTTGCTGCTTCAGCAACTTTCATGGGCGGAAAGAGCCGTGTTTATCCTGCGAGAAGTGCTGCAATATGAATATGACGAGATTGCCGATATCGTCGGCAAGAGTAGCGCCAATTGTCGGCAAATCTTCCGTCGCGCCAAAGGGGCAATATCGGAAAAATCCGATGTGAAAGAGCCGGACGTCGCGAAATCGGAATCGGTAAAACTGCGGATCGAGCAATTCGTTCAGGCACTGACTTCAGGGAATACGGGGCAATTGGTAAACCTGCTGAAAGCCGATGCGGTCCTTTATTCCGACGGCGGCGGGAAAGTTAAGGCGGCGGTACAGCCGATTATTGGAGCGGAGAGAATTTCGATGTTCCTTTTCGGATTGCTTAGCAAGGTTCCTCCTGATTTCTCGTACCGGATCGTATCCGTTAACGGTCAAACGGGGATCATATGCTACCACGGGGAGAAGCCGAACAACGTTATAACTTTCCACGTCGATCAAGGAGTAATCGCCGATATTTATATCGTCATCAATCCGGATAAGCTGACCCATCTGTCATTCATAAGCTAA
- a CDS encoding peroxiredoxin, whose protein sequence is MSENIMRVAKIGELAPAFDLPSTKNLDTLEENVSLEAYRGRWVLFFFWPYDFTTVCPTEIIAFNESAGTFRDLNCDIIGASVDSVYTHRAWMNTPRDQGGIGSIRYPMVSDFTKETARAYGVLDEKTGAAHRGLFIIDPEGIIRYQVVTDMNVGRSVEETIRILEALQSGGLCPINWRKGDKTLA, encoded by the coding sequence ATGTCCGAGAACATCATGAGAGTTGCCAAAATCGGGGAGCTTGCGCCTGCGTTCGACCTTCCTTCCACCAAAAACCTGGACACGCTCGAAGAAAACGTAAGCTTAGAAGCCTACAGAGGACGCTGGGTCCTGTTTTTCTTCTGGCCCTATGATTTCACGACCGTATGCCCAACGGAAATTATCGCTTTCAACGAATCGGCAGGCACGTTTCGGGATTTGAACTGCGACATCATCGGAGCATCGGTGGATAGCGTCTATACGCACCGGGCTTGGATGAATACGCCTAGAGATCAAGGCGGAATCGGTTCTATTCGTTACCCGATGGTATCGGATTTCACGAAAGAAACGGCGCGCGCTTACGGGGTTCTGGACGAGAAAACGGGAGCCGCTCATCGCGGACTGTTCATCATCGATCCCGAGGGCATCATTCGCTATCAAGTCGTTACCGACATGAACGTCGGCCGTAGCGTCGAAGAAACGATCCGCATTCTCGAAGCTTTGCAATCCGGAGGTCTATGTCCGATCAACTGGAGAAAAGGCGACAAAACCCTCGCATAA
- a CDS encoding response regulator transcription factor has product MQEREVSGSLSGIAVMNDRIISSEQPGNADYCEITNRILIVSPRPASLRALVAELAEKCYDVLLLHHADDPLLSMVQGNIIVADRTYQLPSAVSWPSDGSAPVLALVNPAESATFPGEESVSWPCPIDEVIAKIQQLSLQHAVPAEESRNYVFKELVLDPDRMTVTRKGARVDLTKTEYDLLRTIIAADGKVMTRQELMNGIWGEQYFGGSNAVDVHIRSLRSKLDDDPRAPRYIATVRGAGYRLAD; this is encoded by the coding sequence ATGCAAGAACGCGAAGTCAGCGGCTCATTGAGCGGAATTGCCGTCATGAACGATCGGATCATCTCATCGGAACAGCCGGGAAATGCCGATTATTGCGAAATCACTAACCGAATTCTTATCGTCAGCCCCCGTCCCGCTTCGTTACGTGCGTTGGTCGCGGAACTTGCGGAAAAATGCTACGACGTTCTTCTGCTGCACCATGCCGACGACCCGTTACTGAGCATGGTACAAGGGAATATCATCGTGGCGGATCGCACATACCAACTCCCTTCGGCTGTTTCCTGGCCTAGCGACGGTTCGGCTCCCGTTCTCGCGCTCGTGAACCCGGCTGAATCCGCGACCTTTCCGGGGGAAGAAAGCGTTAGTTGGCCTTGCCCGATCGATGAGGTCATCGCTAAGATTCAGCAACTTTCCTTGCAGCACGCCGTACCCGCGGAAGAATCGCGCAATTACGTGTTTAAGGAGCTTGTTCTGGATCCGGATCGTATGACCGTAACTCGTAAAGGCGCCAGGGTCGACTTAACGAAGACGGAATACGACCTGCTCAGAACGATTATCGCGGCCGACGGTAAGGTGATGACCCGCCAAGAGCTCATGAACGGAATATGGGGAGAACAATATTTCGGAGGCAGCAATGCGGTAGACGTTCATATTCGCAGCTTGCGCAGCAAACTCGACGACGATCCGCGGGCACCGCGTTATATTGCGACCGTAAGAGGGGCTGGCTATCGGCTGGCCGACTGA
- a CDS encoding Fur family transcriptional regulator produces MRKAGAMTVQRKTIYDILTATDDHPTASDIIERLKAGGHNFAYATVYNTLKYLTEEGLIHELKLEGDASRYDARTENHQHIVCSSCGKVDEVFVEPPTAWLNSISEQTGYEITEEKILFKGVCEGCKNAKSAAH; encoded by the coding sequence ATGAGAAAAGCGGGAGCTATGACCGTGCAACGCAAAACGATTTACGATATTCTAACCGCGACCGACGATCACCCTACCGCGTCCGATATTATCGAGCGCCTTAAGGCCGGCGGACACAATTTCGCCTACGCGACCGTCTATAATACGTTGAAATATTTAACCGAGGAAGGCCTTATCCACGAGCTCAAACTCGAAGGAGACGCCAGCCGTTACGATGCCAGAACCGAGAATCATCAACATATCGTCTGCAGCTCGTGCGGCAAAGTCGACGAAGTGTTCGTTGAACCCCCGACAGCCTGGCTAAACTCGATCTCCGAGCAAACAGGCTATGAGATTACCGAAGAGAAGATTTTGTTTAAAGGAGTGTGCGAAGGATGCAAGAACGCGAAGTCAGCGGCTCATTGA